The nucleotide sequence GAGCTTCTTCGCTGATTTGTAGTCTCTCGTCGAGTACTTTTTTGCGCAAAATTGCCAGGCGGGTTTCAAGATCGGGACTGGAAACATCCGCAATCATCCCTCCTTCAAAGCGGGAACGCAATCTTTCTTCAAGGATTTGGATGGACTTTGGTGGACGGTCACTACTAAGGACAATTTGTTTGTTTAGTTGGTATAGATAGTTGAAGATGTGAAAAAATTCTTCTTGGGTTTTTTCTTTGCCGGAGATAAATTGGATATCGTCGATAATAAGGATGTCCATTTTTTGGTAATATTCCTTAAAATCATTAATTTTTTGGTTTTGCAGGGCATCGATTAGGTTGGAAGTGAAGCGCTCAGAAGTGATGTATTTTACGCGAAAAGCGGGATTTTTCTCGAGGATTTTATTGCCGATGGATTGGATAAGATGAGTTTTTCCTAAGCCTACTCCGCCATAAATAAAAAGCGGGTTATAAATTCTCCCAAGGTTTTGTGAAACGGCTGTGCAGGCTGCGTGAGCTAGTTCGTTGTTTCCACCGATGATGAAATTTTCAAAAGTATATTTGGGATTTAGGTTGTTTTCAATATTGACTATGAAAGGCTTTTTTTCGATACCTTGCTCATGTCGTTGTGGGGCAATGATTGCGTCCATCATAGGTTCTTTTCTGTTTGGTGGCGGATCTTCTTTGAGCGTAGCGATGAGGCAGGTGGCTGATTTGATGTCAGGCTGGATGTTTCGGAGAGCTCTTATGATGTAGGTGTTGTATTTATTTTCTAACCACTCCTTAGCAAAACCATTGGGAACACTAATAACCACCTTGCCATCCTCATTGGAAATGATTTTTGTGTCCTTGAGCCAGGTGATGAAATTGGCCTTGGAAATGGAGAGCTCTATTTCATTGAGCGCTGCTTGCCAGAGTTCGTCGTTGGTCATTTTCGTGGAGAATTAAATAAGAAAAGCCTATTAAAAAAAGTATAGCATAAAGCCAAAAAAGACAATATGCGCAGACGATGGAGAACCTGTTGATAAAGTGTTGATATGATTTTAAGTTAATATAAAAGTGTTAAAAAAGCAAATCTAAATTATGGCGGACTCGCGTGTTCACTAAAAGCAACCTTTAAGTCGCGTGGCCTCGTAGAGTGTGTTTCTATTGTTTATAGTCAATAAGACTTCTGACGGCTTTCTCGCGAACCCTGGCTATGGAAAAGCTTGCTTTTAGCGAACACATGAGTCCTTATTTTTATGGATGTTTGTATATAGGCTTTTTAATTGACTTTTCTGGGAATAATTGGTAAACTTTCAATTGGTTAGTTCTAACTAATTTAATCGTTTAAATAAATGAGCGTAACATATAAACCCAAGAGTATCAAAAGAAAAAGAAGCCATGGTTTTATTGAAAGAAATAGCACTCCTTCGGGAAAAAATGTGCTAAAAGCCAGAAGACGAAAGGGTCGCGCAAAATTGACGACGGTTTAATTTTCCTTAACTTTTAAAACCCAAGGGATGTTGCCAAAGAAGAATCGAATTAGAAAAGATGCTGATTTTGGGGTAATTTGTCGCTATGGGCGGACTTTTGCGGGCAAGGGATTGGTTTTAAAGGTGAGGGAGAATAAATTGAATCTGGTGCGGATCGGGGTTTCTGTTGGTCTGAAATTTTCCCGAAAAGCCGTGACGCGCAATCGGATAAAACGTCAAAGCAGAGCCTTTTTTTGTCAAAATTTGGCAAAAATTGTTTCTGGTGTTGATATTATCATAATCGTCGGGAAGGGCTGGGATGAAAAGGTGAATCCGGGAGTGGAAATTGGGCAGATTTTGAGAAAAAATGGCTTAATTAAAGAATAATTATCGCTATTTCATGAAAGTAGCGTGAAAACAAAATGGGTTCAATTTTTAATGCATTTATTTATCAGCCGATTTATAACCTGCTGATTTTTGTTTATAATGTCGTGCCTTTCCATGATTTTGGTGTGGCGATCATCTTAGTGACGGTTATAATAAAACTCATTCTTCTTCCCCTTAGTCGAAAACAAATTGAATCGCAAAAGAAAATGCAGGAGTTGCAGCCTAAAATAAAGGAAATCCAGGATAAATATAAAAACGACAAGGAAAAGCAGAGCAAGGCGCTGATGGAATTTTATAAGGAAAACAAGGCCAATCCGTTTTCTGGCTGTCTCCCGATGATTTTTCAATTAGTCTTTTTGATTGCCATTTATCGGGTACTTTTCAATATTTCTCAAAATGGACTGATGGTTGATGGTAGTCTTTTATATCAGTTTATCCACAATCCCGGTCAGATCAATCGCTTTTTCTTAGGCCTCGTCGATCTTTCCAGTATCGTTAGTTTTAATAGCTTTACTGCGGGCAATATCGCCCACGTTATTTTGGTTATTGCCGCTGCTGGCGCGCAATATATTCAAACTAAAATGCTGATGGCAACCAAAGCCAAATCGGACAAAGAAAAGGGTGTTGAGAAAAAAGACGATAAAAATCCGGACTTTGCGCAAGTGATGTCCAAACAAATGCTCTACCTCGCCCCGATTATGACATTGTTTATCGGAATTAAGTTTCCTGCCGGACTGGCGCTGTATTGGTTGGTGTCAACACTATTCATGATTGCTCAACAAGAATATCTGGAAAAGATGAAAACCCAAGTTAAATTGTAAATTTTAAATAAGCCTGAACTTTGCGCTGGGAGAGGGTTCAGCGGAGGCGGGCCGGTAAATCAGATGGAAAGAGAATTATTAGAGAAAGAAGTAGTGACAATTGTTGAGGAATTGATCGGAAAGATGGGCTTTGAAGCAACTGTGACGATCAAAAATGGCGAAGAAGAAGGGAAAGACGTGATTATTTGTGATATTAGAACAGAAGATTCCAATTTTTTGATCGGACAATATGGTTTAAATTTACAATCATTGCAGCATATCGTGCGGGTGATGATGCGAAAACGCATCGAGGAGCCGGTTAACTTTATTCTCGACGTCAATTCTTATCGGCAAGAAAAAAACGAATCAATTGTGCGTTTGGCGAAAAACTTGGCCGAGGAGGTGGTGGCAGGTAAAAAAGAGATTGTGATGCGACCAATGACCGCCTATGAAAGACGGATCGTGCATATGGAACTTTCTAAAAATGAGCTAATAAAAACAGAAAGCATCGGCGAGGGAGAGTCCAGAAGAATCGTAGTTAAGCCGATGGAGCTAGCTTAAGACGTTTAACAAATAAATAAGCCTCCTCGCCCTCCGGGAGAGGATGTCACGAGCACGTGACAGGTGAGGGCAAGGGCAATAAATTATAAACAATCCGAGCTAAGCTGGTTTTTCTTTGATGTTGAGCCCTTTCCCTCATCCGGCCTTCGGCCACCTTCTCCCTAATGGAGAAGGGGATATTTTTTTTAATCTTTATGGTTATTGCGAGAAAAATAGCCTATAACGTGCTGGTCAGTAGTGTTTCTAAGGTGCTTTCGACCGCTTTGGCTTTAGCAGCGATCGGTTTTATTACGCGCTATCTTGGCAAGGGTGGGTTTGGTGATTATGCGACGGTTTTGGCCTTTTTGTCCTTCTTTTCAGCTATTTCTGATTTGGGGTTATATCAATTTTCCACGCGAGAAATTTCCCGTCCCGGCGCAGACGTCGAGGTGATTATGGGCAACGCCTTTTCTTTGCGGGTGATTTCATCGCTGATAATTTTTTTCTTTTCTTTCGTTTTGGTTTTCTTCTTGCCTTATTCTGCTGGGGTGAAATATGGCATTATTGTGATTGCTGCTTCATTTGTTTTTTCTTCCGGTTACCAAATTCTTAATGGCGTGTTTCAAAAAAATCTGGCAATGGATAAGA is from Parcubacteria group bacterium and encodes:
- the rpmH gene encoding 50S ribosomal protein L34, which gives rise to MSVTYKPKSIKRKRSHGFIERNSTPSGKNVLKARRRKGRAKLTTV
- the dnaA gene encoding chromosomal replication initiator protein DnaA, encoding MTNDELWQAALNEIELSISKANFITWLKDTKIISNEDGKVVISVPNGFAKEWLENKYNTYIIRALRNIQPDIKSATCLIATLKEDPPPNRKEPMMDAIIAPQRHEQGIEKKPFIVNIENNLNPKYTFENFIIGGNNELAHAACTAVSQNLGRIYNPLFIYGGVGLGKTHLIQSIGNKILEKNPAFRVKYITSERFTSNLIDALQNQKINDFKEYYQKMDILIIDDIQFISGKEKTQEEFFHIFNYLYQLNKQIVLSSDRPPKSIQILEERLRSRFEGGMIADVSSPDLETRLAILRKKVLDERLQISEEALLFIATNIKNNIRELEGALNRLIVSSQLTKTEITITFAKNQLSELISSGIKKGITHKHIIKAVSNFYDIDQSDLILKNRKKEIVRPRQVAMYLLRSELEFSYPGIGEKLGGRDHTTAIHAFEKISKNILTDAKLNEEISQIKDQIYKLD
- the rnpA gene encoding ribonuclease P protein component, with the translated sequence MLPKKNRIRKDADFGVICRYGRTFAGKGLVLKVRENKLNLVRIGVSVGLKFSRKAVTRNRIKRQSRAFFCQNLAKIVSGVDIIIIVGKGWDEKVNPGVEIGQILRKNGLIKE
- a CDS encoding YidC/Oxa1 family membrane protein insertase, yielding MGSIFNAFIYQPIYNLLIFVYNVVPFHDFGVAIILVTVIIKLILLPLSRKQIESQKKMQELQPKIKEIQDKYKNDKEKQSKALMEFYKENKANPFSGCLPMIFQLVFLIAIYRVLFNISQNGLMVDGSLLYQFIHNPGQINRFFLGLVDLSSIVSFNSFTAGNIAHVILVIAAAGAQYIQTKMLMATKAKSDKEKGVEKKDDKNPDFAQVMSKQMLYLAPIMTLFIGIKFPAGLALYWLVSTLFMIAQQEYLEKMKTQVKL
- a CDS encoding R3H domain-containing nucleic acid-binding protein, producing MERELLEKEVVTIVEELIGKMGFEATVTIKNGEEEGKDVIICDIRTEDSNFLIGQYGLNLQSLQHIVRVMMRKRIEEPVNFILDVNSYRQEKNESIVRLAKNLAEEVVAGKKEIVMRPMTAYERRIVHMELSKNELIKTESIGEGESRRIVVKPMELA